Proteins found in one Limnohabitans sp. TEGF004 genomic segment:
- a CDS encoding LysR family transcriptional regulator, with protein sequence MELKQIESFVRVAELGSFTKAALALSIPQPLLSRHVRQLEVELHQNLLMRNGRGVTVTEAGLVMLEHGRGILHQVAVAQEELGSVRGALAGRVSIGLPPSLSKLVTVPLTMAFRQALPHAQLSLTEGFSVLMVESLRAGRLDMAVLYNPAPSPDLEMSLLHEDTLVLIAGKKSKPIAGNTPLKNVVQLADLAKLPLIAPSRPNAFRLLIDTEMLRLNCKPNIVLEIDGLNAILELVKEGMGYAVLPAYTLSNFAKPEDFTTHRVEKPKLMSQLMLVWSARRPMTATHKAAMQLTQDVVSQALQANS encoded by the coding sequence ATGGAACTCAAACAAATCGAATCATTTGTACGCGTCGCAGAGCTGGGCAGTTTCACCAAAGCGGCACTGGCTTTAAGCATCCCCCAACCTCTGCTGAGCCGCCATGTGCGCCAGTTAGAAGTGGAGTTGCACCAAAACTTGCTGATGCGCAATGGCCGTGGCGTGACCGTGACCGAAGCAGGTTTGGTCATGCTCGAACACGGACGCGGCATTCTGCACCAAGTAGCTGTGGCCCAAGAAGAACTGGGCTCGGTGCGAGGTGCACTGGCTGGGCGTGTGTCGATTGGTTTGCCACCCAGTTTGTCCAAATTGGTGACCGTGCCACTGACCATGGCGTTTCGTCAGGCCCTGCCCCATGCACAGCTGTCGCTGACCGAAGGCTTCTCGGTATTGATGGTCGAGAGTTTGCGTGCAGGTCGCCTAGACATGGCTGTGCTCTACAACCCAGCACCTTCACCCGATTTGGAAATGTCTTTGTTACATGAAGACACCTTGGTGCTGATTGCAGGCAAAAAAAGTAAGCCAATTGCAGGCAACACCCCGCTGAAAAATGTGGTGCAACTGGCAGACTTGGCCAAACTGCCACTCATCGCACCCAGCCGCCCGAATGCGTTTCGTTTGCTGATTGACACTGAGATGCTGCGTCTGAACTGCAAGCCCAACATCGTGCTGGAGATTGATGGTTTGAACGCGATTTTGGAATTGGTCAAAGAAGGCATGGGCTACGCCGTGCTGCCCGCCTACACCCTGAGCAACTTTGCCAAGCCCGAAGACTTCACCACGCATCGCGTGGAGAAACCCAAACTGATGAGCCAGCTCATGCTGGTGTGGTCAGCGCGCCGCCCGATGACGGCGACGCACAAAGCAGCCATGCAGCTCACCCAAGACGTGGTGTCTCAAGCGCTGCAGGCCAACAGCTAA
- the iscU gene encoding Fe-S cluster assembly scaffold IscU, producing MAYSEKVVDHYENPRNVGSFDKGDDSVGTGMVGAPACGDVMKLQIKVNPVTGVIEDARFKTYGCGSAIASSSLVTEWVKGKTLDEAAALKNSEIAEELALPPVKIHCSILAEDAIKAAVDDYKKKHAAA from the coding sequence ATGGCTTATTCTGAAAAAGTGGTTGACCACTACGAAAACCCCCGCAACGTGGGCTCCTTTGACAAGGGCGACGACTCTGTGGGCACCGGCATGGTGGGCGCGCCCGCTTGCGGCGACGTGATGAAGTTGCAAATCAAGGTCAACCCTGTGACGGGCGTGATTGAAGATGCACGTTTCAAAACCTACGGTTGCGGCTCTGCCATCGCTTCTTCTTCACTGGTGACCGAGTGGGTCAAGGGTAAAACTTTGGACGAAGCGGCAGCTTTGAAAAACAGCGAAATCGCTGAAGAGCTGGCGCTGCCACCTGTGAAAATTCACTGCTCCATCTTGGCGGAAGACGCCATCAAGGCCGCTGTGGATGATTACAAAAAGAAACACGCAGCGGCCTAA
- the dnaQ gene encoding DNA polymerase III subunit epsilon, with protein sequence MRQIFLDTETTGLSAENGDRVIEIGCVELLHRKLTGNNLHFYLNPERDSHEDALRVHGITNEFLKDKPKFAEVVDQFLEYIEGAEVIIHNAPFDVGFLNKELELQGRPRFTTFVDGITDTLVMAKEMFPGKRNSLDSLCDRLEVDNSGRTLHGALLDAELLADVYINMTRGQDALLMEVESNDEQTRTTERVDLSSYQLPVIAATEQEMTQHTDVLAQLDKSSGGNTVWRKLENSVA encoded by the coding sequence ATGCGCCAGATTTTTCTAGACACCGAAACCACAGGCCTCTCGGCCGAGAACGGCGACCGCGTCATTGAGATTGGTTGCGTCGAGCTGCTGCATCGCAAGCTCACGGGCAACAACCTGCATTTCTATTTGAATCCTGAGCGTGACAGTCATGAAGACGCCTTGCGCGTTCACGGCATCACCAATGAGTTTTTGAAAGACAAGCCCAAGTTTGCTGAGGTGGTCGATCAGTTTCTGGAATACATCGAAGGCGCAGAAGTCATCATTCACAACGCCCCGTTTGACGTGGGCTTTTTGAACAAAGAGCTAGAGCTGCAAGGCCGTCCGCGTTTCACCACGTTTGTGGATGGCATCACCGACACCTTGGTGATGGCCAAAGAAATGTTCCCGGGCAAGCGCAACTCGCTCGACTCTTTGTGCGACCGCTTAGAGGTCGACAACTCTGGCCGCACATTGCACGGCGCGTTGCTCGATGCCGAGTTGTTGGCCGATGTGTACATCAACATGACGCGTGGCCAAGATGCCTTGCTCATGGAGGTGGAAAGCAACGACGAACAAACCCGCACCACCGAACGCGTGGACCTCAGCAGCTACCAGCTGCCCGTGATTGCTGCTACAGAGCAAGAGATGACGCAGCACACCGATGTGTTGGCGCAGCTTGATAAATCGAGCGGTGGAAATACAGTTTGGCGAAAACTGGAAAATTCTGTGGCATAA
- a CDS encoding IscS subfamily cysteine desulfurase: MDMTPHFPIYLDYGATNPCDPRVVDAMIPWLREHFGNPASRSHAWGWEAEAAVEKAREDVAALIGADPREIVWTSGATESNNLAIKGAAHFYKSKGKHLITVKTEHKAVLDTMRELERQGFEVTYLDVQEDGMLSMDALKAAIRPDTILISVMFVNNEIGVIQDIAGIGAMCREKGIIFHVDAAQATGKVEIDLTTLPVDLMSLASHKTYGPKGIGALYVRRKPRVRLEAQMHGGGHERGMRSGTLPTHQCVGMGEAFRIAKEDMAKDLAKAKALQRRLLDGFKDMEQVFINGNMEHRVPHNLNISFNYVEGESLIMGIKGLAVSSGSACTSASLEPSYVLRALGRSDELAHSSLRMTIGRFSTEEEIDYAIETIRLNVAKLRELSPLWDMYKEGIDISTIQWAAH; encoded by the coding sequence ATGGACATGACACCCCATTTCCCCATTTACCTCGACTACGGCGCGACCAACCCGTGTGACCCACGCGTTGTGGACGCCATGATTCCTTGGCTGCGCGAGCACTTTGGCAATCCCGCATCACGCAGCCACGCATGGGGCTGGGAAGCTGAAGCCGCCGTTGAGAAAGCCCGTGAAGACGTGGCAGCACTCATTGGCGCTGACCCGCGCGAAATCGTGTGGACATCAGGCGCGACAGAGTCAAACAACCTCGCCATCAAAGGCGCAGCACATTTCTACAAGTCCAAAGGCAAGCACCTCATCACCGTGAAGACCGAGCACAAAGCTGTGCTCGACACCATGCGTGAGTTGGAGCGTCAAGGCTTTGAAGTGACTTACCTCGACGTGCAAGAAGACGGCATGCTTAGCATGGATGCGCTCAAAGCAGCCATTCGCCCTGACACCATTTTGATCAGCGTGATGTTCGTGAACAACGAAATCGGCGTGATTCAAGATATCGCTGGCATTGGCGCGATGTGCCGCGAAAAAGGCATCATCTTCCACGTCGACGCAGCACAAGCCACAGGCAAAGTTGAGATCGACTTGACCACCTTACCTGTCGACTTGATGAGCTTGGCTTCACACAAAACCTACGGCCCCAAAGGCATTGGTGCTTTGTATGTGCGTCGCAAACCTCGCGTGCGCTTGGAAGCGCAAATGCACGGCGGCGGTCACGAGCGCGGCATGCGCAGCGGCACTTTGCCAACGCACCAGTGCGTGGGCATGGGCGAAGCGTTTCGCATTGCCAAAGAAGACATGGCCAAAGACTTGGCCAAAGCCAAAGCTTTGCAACGGCGTTTGCTCGATGGTTTCAAGGACATGGAGCAAGTCTTCATCAACGGCAACATGGAACACCGTGTGCCGCACAACTTGAACATCAGTTTCAACTATGTGGAAGGCGAGTCGCTCATCATGGGTATCAAGGGCTTGGCGGTGTCGTCGGGCTCGGCTTGTACGTCGGCCAGCTTGGAGCCCAGCTATGTGTTGCGTGCCTTGGGCCGCAGCGACGAGTTGGCGCACAGCAGCTTGCGCATGACGATTGGTCGCTTCAGCACCGAAGAAGAAATTGACTACGCCATCGAAACCATTCGTCTCAACGTGGCCAAGCTGCGTGAACTGAGCCCCTTGTGGGACATGTACAAAGAAGGCATCGACATCAGCACCATCCAATGGGCTGCGCATTAA
- a CDS encoding LysR family transcriptional regulator — protein sequence MNLKHLKVFCQIVDSGSANLAAEKLHIAATAVSMQMSNLEESLGGKLFDRSTRPMSLTTLGQYIYPKAKELLSNARQMENEAKGIASGDYGWLSIGFVRSTLHSLIPESVRAMREQSPKIRIDLDEMLSEHQAENIRKGVIHIGISRQIGQYEKEKDMRYIPLIQDPMVAAIPINHALAKKKAVKPSELDCLPFISFPKDPFSKFSSQSLSYLQEHGGTPSVGYEAREIQTALGLVAAGLGATLVGKTVAQNNRTDVVFVPVKGAQLESEIFAITSSDKPNLVVQEFIRILCARM from the coding sequence ATGAACCTAAAACACCTAAAAGTCTTTTGTCAGATCGTTGATTCCGGAAGCGCCAACCTTGCCGCGGAAAAGCTCCATATCGCAGCAACGGCAGTAAGCATGCAAATGTCAAACCTTGAGGAGTCCTTAGGGGGGAAGCTTTTTGATAGATCAACTCGCCCCATGAGCCTGACAACGCTAGGCCAGTACATCTACCCAAAAGCTAAGGAATTGCTCTCCAATGCCAGACAGATGGAGAACGAGGCCAAGGGAATAGCCTCAGGTGACTACGGTTGGCTAAGTATTGGCTTTGTGAGATCTACCCTGCACTCGCTGATTCCGGAGTCAGTACGTGCGATGCGAGAACAGTCCCCCAAGATTCGCATTGATCTTGATGAGATGTTGAGCGAGCATCAGGCGGAAAACATCCGCAAGGGAGTCATACATATCGGCATTTCAAGGCAGATCGGTCAGTATGAAAAAGAGAAGGACATGCGCTACATCCCTCTTATTCAAGACCCAATGGTTGCAGCCATCCCGATCAATCACGCTCTCGCAAAGAAAAAAGCAGTGAAACCCAGTGAGTTGGATTGCTTGCCATTCATCTCGTTCCCCAAAGATCCATTCAGTAAATTTTCAAGCCAATCACTGAGCTATCTCCAAGAGCATGGAGGAACTCCAAGCGTTGGTTATGAGGCGAGAGAAATTCAGACAGCTCTGGGTCTTGTTGCTGCTGGCCTAGGCGCTACTTTGGTTGGTAAAACTGTTGCACAGAACAATCGGACGGATGTTGTTTTCGTTCCCGTTAAAGGCGCGCAATTGGAGTCTGAAATTTTTGCAATTACCAGCTCAGACAAACCCAATCTAGTTGTTCAAGAATTTATTCGAATCTTGTGCGCTCGCATGTAA
- a CDS encoding tetratricopeptide repeat protein, translating to MLSRLLKSVVAGALVLSATLALALPTPKDIEAAVAAGQYTQAESMLREVLQDKPQSAKAHYELGQVLAHEHRYKEAQTELQKAKDIDPSLKFATSPDKFNTVLTKVNDLAAAPTSSVVMEPSVAPGTHAAAKVAPESAASGGSSPLTYVWLAIAGLVVLGLWLRRSAANATNNASQTAYAPVATPMGTPPAPRGFGAQFTPNAAPAGYAPQGYAQPNSGGSTMTGAVVGGLAGVAAGYALSKAFEGDHQTAAPTSAGASSSAGNGGYVPFDTPAQPDLGAFDAGSGSDWDSADSGGGSDDSW from the coding sequence ATGTTGTCTCGTTTGTTGAAATCTGTTGTGGCCGGTGCCTTGGTGCTGAGCGCCACGCTCGCTTTGGCGCTGCCTACGCCGAAAGACATTGAGGCCGCCGTGGCCGCTGGCCAGTACACGCAAGCCGAAAGCATGCTGCGCGAGGTGTTGCAAGACAAACCGCAAAGTGCCAAAGCCCATTACGAGTTGGGCCAAGTGTTGGCGCATGAGCACCGTTACAAAGAAGCACAAACCGAATTGCAAAAAGCCAAAGACATTGACCCGTCTTTGAAGTTCGCCACCAGCCCAGACAAGTTCAACACGGTGTTGACCAAGGTGAACGACCTGGCTGCGGCGCCCACGTCTTCCGTGGTGATGGAACCCTCGGTGGCCCCTGGTACGCATGCAGCAGCCAAGGTTGCACCAGAGTCTGCCGCGAGTGGCGGCAGTTCGCCCTTGACCTACGTTTGGCTGGCCATTGCCGGTTTGGTGGTGTTGGGTCTGTGGCTGCGTCGCTCGGCGGCCAATGCCACTAACAACGCCAGCCAAACCGCCTATGCACCTGTTGCAACGCCTATGGGGACACCTCCTGCACCGCGTGGTTTCGGTGCGCAATTCACGCCCAATGCCGCGCCTGCTGGCTATGCCCCTCAGGGCTACGCACAACCCAACAGCGGCGGCTCCACCATGACGGGGGCTGTGGTTGGTGGCTTGGCGGGTGTGGCGGCTGGTTACGCTTTGTCTAAAGCCTTTGAAGGCGACCATCAGACTGCAGCGCCAACGTCAGCGGGTGCATCGTCTTCTGCTGGCAACGGTGGCTATGTGCCGTTTGACACGCCAGCTCAGCCCGACTTGGGCGCCTTCGATGCAGGCTCTGGCAGTGATTGGGACAGCGCCGACTCAGGCGGTGGCAGCGACGACAGCTGGTAA
- the fdx gene encoding ISC system 2Fe-2S type ferredoxin: MPVIKILPHAELCPQGAELQAIAGSTICEVLLENHINIEHACDMSCACTTCHVIVREGFKSLNEADENEDDLLDRAWGLEPNSRLSCQAIVAQQNLVVEIPKYTINHAKENH, encoded by the coding sequence ATGCCTGTCATCAAAATTTTGCCTCACGCCGAACTCTGCCCACAAGGTGCAGAGTTGCAAGCCATCGCCGGTAGCACCATCTGCGAAGTGCTGTTGGAAAATCACATCAACATCGAACACGCTTGCGACATGAGCTGCGCTTGCACCACTTGCCACGTCATCGTGCGCGAAGGTTTCAAGTCGCTCAATGAGGCCGATGAAAACGAAGATGACTTGCTCGACCGTGCTTGGGGCTTGGAGCCCAATTCACGCTTGAGCTGCCAAGCCATCGTGGCCCAGCAAAACTTGGTGGTGGAAATTCCAAAGTACACCATCAACCACGCCAAAGAAAACCACTGA
- the hscA gene encoding Fe-S protein assembly chaperone HscA, whose amino-acid sequence MALLQISEPGQAPDPHQRRIAVGIDLGTTHSLVASMRNGFAECLPDAEGHVILPSAVRYLENDGRQIGRAALASQAEDPQNTLVSVKRFMGRGVADIANRDQLPYVFVDKPGMLAIQTRVGEKSPVEVSAEILATLRFRAEDTFNDDLYGAVITVPAYFDDAQRQATKDAAQLAGINVLRLINEPTAAAIAYGLDQASEGVYAVYDLGGGTFDISVLRLTRGVFEVLATGGDSALGGDDYDRALVDWVQAQTGCVIATPADKSKVLVAARACKEALSAADSATFEVALSSGALRHTVTRAEFEAATAALTQRTLSAVRKALRDAKLSKDDIKGVVMVGGSTRMPQVQQAVADLLGCAPLNNLNPDEVVALGASIQANQLAGNNPDGELLLLDVIPLSLGIETMGGLVERIVPRNQTIPTAMAQDFTTYQDGQTALALHVVQGERDMVADCRSLARFELRGIPPMAAGAARIRVTFTVDADGMVSVSALEQLSGVTANITVKPSYGLSDDQIAAMLQDSFKTAEQDIKARALVEARVDADRMWLATQSALQADGDLLSVEDRTRIDTLMTATLDAKKLEDAATIEAITEALAKGTEAFAAQRMNRGIQHALAGQNIENI is encoded by the coding sequence ATGGCGTTGTTACAAATTTCCGAACCTGGCCAAGCCCCAGACCCACACCAGCGACGCATCGCGGTGGGCATTGACTTAGGCACCACCCACTCGCTCGTGGCTTCCATGCGCAACGGTTTTGCCGAGTGCTTGCCCGATGCTGAGGGTCATGTCATCTTGCCGTCGGCAGTGCGCTACCTTGAAAACGATGGCCGCCAAATTGGCCGTGCTGCGTTGGCTTCGCAAGCCGAAGACCCACAAAACACGCTGGTGTCTGTCAAGCGTTTCATGGGCCGTGGCGTGGCTGACATTGCCAACCGCGATCAGTTGCCCTACGTGTTTGTCGACAAGCCCGGTATGTTGGCCATTCAAACCCGTGTGGGCGAAAAGTCGCCTGTTGAGGTGAGCGCTGAAATTTTGGCCACCTTGCGCTTTCGCGCCGAAGATACCTTCAACGACGATTTGTACGGCGCGGTCATCACCGTGCCCGCGTACTTTGACGATGCCCAACGCCAAGCCACCAAAGACGCTGCGCAACTCGCAGGCATCAACGTGCTGCGCCTCATCAACGAACCCACCGCTGCGGCCATTGCTTACGGTTTAGACCAAGCCAGCGAAGGCGTGTACGCCGTGTACGACCTAGGCGGCGGCACGTTTGATATCTCTGTGTTGCGTTTGACACGCGGCGTGTTTGAAGTGTTGGCCACCGGTGGCGATTCCGCTTTGGGCGGCGACGATTACGACCGGGCTTTGGTCGATTGGGTGCAAGCCCAAACCGGCTGTGTCATTGCGACACCTGCTGATAAATCGAAAGTATTGGTGGCGGCGCGTGCTTGCAAAGAAGCGTTGTCTGCGGCTGATAGCGCTACGTTTGAAGTGGCCTTGTCGAGCGGCGCATTGCGCCACACCGTCACACGTGCCGAGTTTGAGGCCGCCACTGCCGCGTTGACCCAGCGCACCTTGTCTGCTGTGCGCAAAGCCTTGCGTGATGCCAAGCTCAGCAAAGACGACATCAAAGGCGTGGTCATGGTGGGCGGCTCCACCCGCATGCCGCAAGTGCAGCAAGCCGTGGCTGATCTGTTGGGCTGCGCACCCCTGAACAACCTCAACCCTGACGAAGTGGTGGCACTTGGTGCCTCTATTCAAGCCAACCAACTCGCAGGCAACAACCCCGATGGTGAGTTGCTGTTGCTTGACGTGATTCCTTTGTCGCTGGGTATTGAAACCATGGGCGGTTTGGTGGAGCGCATCGTGCCGCGCAACCAAACCATTCCCACTGCGATGGCGCAAGACTTCACCACCTACCAAGACGGCCAAACCGCCTTGGCTTTGCATGTGGTGCAGGGCGAGCGTGACATGGTGGCCGACTGCCGCAGCTTGGCGCGCTTTGAGTTGCGTGGCATTCCTCCTATGGCCGCAGGCGCTGCGCGCATTCGCGTGACCTTCACGGTGGACGCCGATGGCATGGTGAGCGTGAGCGCGTTAGAGCAGCTCAGCGGCGTCACGGCCAACATCACGGTCAAACCGTCCTACGGTTTGTCGGACGACCAAATTGCCGCCATGTTGCAAGACAGCTTCAAGACCGCCGAGCAAGACATCAAAGCGCGTGCTTTGGTCGAAGCCCGCGTGGATGCCGACCGCATGTGGCTGGCCACACAAAGCGCCTTGCAAGCTGATGGTGATTTGCTGTCTGTCGAAGATCGGACACGTATCGACACACTCATGACTGCAACGCTTGACGCTAAAAAGCTGGAAGATGCAGCCACCATTGAAGCCATTACAGAAGCGCTGGCCAAAGGTACAGAAGCTTTCGCAGCACAACGCATGAACCGAGGCATTCAACACGCCTTGGCCGGACAAAACATCGAGAACATCTAA
- the iscA gene encoding iron-sulfur cluster assembly protein IscA: MAITLTEAAARHVTRYLAKRGKGVGVRLGVKTTGCSGLAYKLEYVDDQEPEDVIFEDHGVKVLIDPKSLAYIDGTQLDFVREGLNEGFKFLNPNERDRCGCGESFRI, from the coding sequence ATGGCGATCACATTGACTGAAGCCGCGGCACGACACGTGACCCGCTACCTTGCCAAACGTGGCAAGGGCGTGGGCGTGCGTTTGGGTGTCAAGACCACAGGCTGTTCGGGTTTGGCTTACAAGCTCGAATACGTGGACGACCAAGAACCAGAAGACGTGATCTTTGAAGACCACGGCGTGAAGGTGTTGATCGACCCCAAGAGCTTGGCCTACATCGACGGTACGCAACTCGACTTCGTGCGCGAAGGCCTGAACGAGGGCTTCAAGTTTTTGAATCCGAACGAGCGTGATCGTTGCGGTTGCGGCGAATCGTTCCGTATTTAA
- the hscB gene encoding Fe-S protein assembly co-chaperone HscB, with amino-acid sequence MNESAKPLSAQLAVSDFELFGVPVQFAQDRAQLDARWKDLQREAHPDKFASQGTAAQRVAMQWSVRINEAYQRLKDPMRRAAYLCELGGAPIQAENNTAMPAAFLMQHMEWREAMDDAADVAALETLFDEVQQAHKTALQQCAQLIDTAHDLPAAAQQVRGLMFIEKFLHDIEARIDQLDAS; translated from the coding sequence GTGAACGAATCGGCCAAGCCGTTGTCGGCGCAGCTCGCTGTCAGCGACTTTGAACTCTTCGGCGTGCCCGTGCAGTTTGCACAAGACCGCGCCCAGCTTGATGCACGCTGGAAAGACTTGCAGCGCGAAGCCCACCCTGACAAATTTGCTTCTCAAGGCACAGCCGCACAACGTGTAGCCATGCAGTGGTCGGTGCGCATCAACGAGGCGTATCAACGCTTGAAAGACCCGATGCGCCGCGCCGCCTATTTGTGTGAACTGGGCGGTGCACCCATTCAAGCCGAGAACAACACGGCCATGCCCGCTGCATTTTTGATGCAGCACATGGAATGGCGCGAAGCCATGGACGATGCCGCCGATGTGGCCGCGCTCGAAACCTTGTTTGACGAAGTGCAGCAAGCCCACAAAACAGCCTTGCAGCAATGCGCACAGCTCATCGACACCGCACACGACCTGCCCGCTGCCGCGCAGCAGGTGAGGGGGCTGATGTTCATCGAGAAGTTTTTGCACGACATCGAAGCCCGAATTGACCAACTAGACGCCTCCTGA
- a CDS encoding RraA family protein: protein MISNYMYLRILPIRKTGEVVMSNGISIHPSAPRNDAAVAALSGLPSSVVSDVMGRLLGTTGLSLVNRTKLTVCGVAVTVKVRAGDNLLIHKALDMLRPGDVLVVDGEGDVSRALVGEIMMTSAIVHNAIGFVIDGAIRDSEAFEEHKFPCWARGVNLRGPYKDGPGSINSTVTVGGMLVNPGDIIVGDADGVVAVPAVEALLVGKKAHDKVLDEQKMIADIKSGSYSSAWVDAQIKQKGD from the coding sequence TTGATTTCAAATTATATGTATCTAAGAATTCTCCCAATTAGAAAAACAGGAGAAGTTGTTATGAGTAATGGGATATCAATACACCCTAGCGCTCCAAGAAACGATGCAGCTGTCGCTGCTTTATCAGGATTACCGTCATCTGTCGTCAGCGATGTGATGGGGCGCTTGCTTGGTACAACAGGCCTGAGCCTTGTCAACCGAACCAAACTCACTGTGTGCGGCGTTGCTGTGACTGTCAAGGTAAGAGCGGGGGACAACCTGCTCATTCATAAAGCTTTGGATATGTTGCGTCCAGGGGATGTCTTAGTTGTCGATGGTGAAGGCGACGTATCACGTGCCTTGGTAGGAGAAATCATGATGACTTCCGCCATCGTTCATAACGCTATTGGCTTTGTCATTGATGGAGCCATTCGTGATTCTGAAGCATTTGAAGAACACAAGTTTCCTTGTTGGGCGCGGGGCGTGAATTTGCGCGGCCCCTACAAAGATGGCCCAGGCTCGATCAATTCAACCGTCACTGTGGGCGGAATGCTGGTCAATCCCGGGGACATCATCGTTGGCGATGCTGATGGTGTCGTCGCTGTACCTGCTGTTGAAGCGTTGTTGGTTGGAAAGAAGGCTCACGACAAAGTGTTGGATGAGCAAAAAATGATTGCTGACATTAAGTCCGGCTCTTACAGCTCGGCTTGGGTAGATGCACAAATTAAACAAAAAGGAGACTGA
- a CDS encoding tripartite tricarboxylate transporter substrate binding protein, whose translation MTLKFISQIVNKQARSIFSLGLSCLALSAWAAYPEKPIKIIVPWAPGGATDQVGRMLAQPLSQALGVPVVVENKAGAGGVIGTQLFVKEKADGYTVLLATSSTNAAAPYLYSKLGFDPVNDFTPVVSLCSIPNVMVVPTKSPWNSLKDIVDASTKSPGNFTYGSAGIGGSQHLAGAQFKTTANIDIRHVPYKGSGPAAQDLVAGHIDMMIDTGSLGSIKGGLLRPIAVASSKRLSVLPHVPTFNEAGVPMVASAWYGLVLPAGAPEDVVNRLNTEINKILKSKEVNIRLVEMGAEVMGGTSAEFAKFTTSELKRYEAIVKNSGAPKE comes from the coding sequence ATGACATTGAAATTTATTTCCCAAATCGTTAACAAGCAAGCGCGTTCTATTTTTTCTTTAGGACTCTCTTGCTTAGCCCTAAGCGCTTGGGCTGCTTATCCCGAGAAGCCGATCAAAATCATTGTTCCTTGGGCACCAGGTGGTGCGACTGATCAGGTTGGACGTATGCTCGCTCAGCCCCTATCGCAGGCGCTGGGCGTTCCTGTTGTCGTTGAAAACAAAGCCGGTGCTGGTGGTGTTATCGGTACACAGTTGTTTGTGAAAGAAAAAGCTGATGGCTATACGGTGTTGCTTGCGACCAGCTCGACAAATGCCGCAGCTCCGTATCTCTACTCAAAACTTGGTTTTGATCCAGTGAATGATTTCACACCTGTGGTTTCACTATGTTCTATTCCAAACGTGATGGTGGTACCAACGAAGTCACCTTGGAATTCACTCAAAGACATCGTTGATGCGTCTACCAAATCACCCGGTAACTTCACCTATGGTTCCGCTGGGATCGGCGGATCACAACACTTGGCGGGCGCTCAATTTAAAACAACGGCCAACATCGACATACGTCATGTGCCATACAAGGGGAGTGGGCCAGCTGCTCAGGACTTGGTCGCTGGTCACATCGACATGATGATTGATACTGGATCACTGGGAAGTATCAAAGGTGGTTTATTGCGACCTATCGCTGTAGCTTCATCTAAGCGACTTTCTGTGCTGCCTCATGTGCCAACATTCAATGAGGCTGGTGTCCCGATGGTTGCGTCTGCATGGTACGGATTGGTTCTTCCAGCAGGAGCCCCCGAAGATGTTGTCAATCGCCTCAACACCGAAATCAACAAAATCTTGAAATCTAAAGAAGTTAATATTCGGTTGGTTGAAATGGGGGCTGAGGTGATGGGGGGAACATCTGCTGAGTTTGCAAAATTCACCACTTCAGAGTTGAAACGTTACGAAGCTATCGTCAAGAACTCTGGTGCTCCTAAGGAGTAA